A stretch of the Nothobranchius furzeri strain GRZ-AD chromosome 5, NfurGRZ-RIMD1, whole genome shotgun sequence genome encodes the following:
- the LOC107378643 gene encoding trypsin-3, producing MKYLILLALLAAAYAAPIEDDKIVGGYECRKNSVPYIASLNAGYHFCGGSLISSTWVVSAAHCYKSRIQVRLGEHNIAVSEGTEQFIDSAMVIRHPSYNSYNLDNDIMLIKLNKPASLNNYAKTVSLPSSCASAGTNCLISGWGNTSSSGSYYPDNLRCLDAPILSDSSCRNSYPGQITSNMFCAGFLDGGKDSCQGDSGGPVVCGSQLQGIVSWGYGCAQRNKPGVYTKVCNFTTWIRNTMSSN from the exons ATGAAGTACTTGATCCTCTTGGCTCTGCTGGCTGCAGCTT ATGCTGCTCCCATTGAGGATGACAAGATCGTTGGAGGCTACGAGTGCAGGAAGAACTCTGTGCCCTACATTGCCTCTCTGAACGCTGGCTACCACTTCTGTGGAGGCTCTCTGATCTCCAGCACCTGGGTGGTGTCTGCTGCTCACTGCTACAAGTC TCGTATCCAGGTGAGACTCGGTGAGCACAACATTGCCGTGAGCGAGGGCACAGAGCAGTTCATCGATTCTGCCATGGTCATCCGTCATCCCAGCTACAACAGCTACAACCTGGACAATGACATCATGCTGATCAAGCTGAACAAGCCCGCCTCTCTGAACAACTACGCCAAAACCGTGTCCCTGCCCTCCAGCTGCGCCAGCGCTGGCACCAACTGTCTGATCTCTGGCTGGGGCAACACCAGCAGCAGTGGAA GCTACTATCCTGACAACCTGAGGTGTCTGGATGCTCCCATCCTGAGTGAcagcagctgcaggaactcctacCCTGGACAGATCACCTCTAACATGTTCTGTGCTGGATTCCTGGATGGAGGCAAGGACTCCTGCCAG GGTGACTCTGGAGGCCCAGTGGTGTGCGGCAGTCAGCTGCAGGGTATTGTGTCCTGGGGTTATGGCTGCGCTCAGAGGAACAAGCCAGGAGTCTACACCAAGGTCTGCAACTTCACCACCTGGATCCGCAACACCATGTCCTCCAACTAA
- the LOC107378644 gene encoding trypsin-3 — translation MKYLILLALLAAAYAAPIEDDKIVGGYECRKNSVPYIASLNAGYHFCGGSLISSTWVVSAAHCYKSRIQVRLGEHNIAVSEGTEQFIDSAMVIRHPSYNSYNLDNDIMLIKLNKPASLNNYAKTVSLPSSCASAGTNCLISGWGNTSSSGSYYPDNLRCLDAPILSDSSCRNSYPGQITSNMFCAGFLDGGKDSCQGDSGGPVVCGSQLQGIVSWGYGCAQRNKPGVYTKVCNFTTWIRNTMSSN, via the exons ATGAAGTACTTGATCCTCTTGGCTCTGCTGGCTGCAGCTT ATGCTGCTCCCATTGAGGATGACAAGATCGTTGGAGGCTACGAGTGCAGGAAGAACTCTGTGCCCTACATTGCCTCTCTGAACGCTGGCTACCACTTCTGTGGAGGCTCTCTGATCTCCAGCACCTGGGTGGTGTCTGCTGCTCACTGCTACAAGTC TCGTATCCAGGTGAGACTCGGTGAGCACAACATTGCCGTGAGCGAGGGCACAGAGCAGTTCATCGATTCTGCCATGGTCATCCGTCATCCCAGCTACAACAGCTACAACCTGGACAATGACATCATGCTGATCAAGCTGAACAAGCCCGCCTCTCTGAACAACTACGCCAAAACCGTGTCCCTGCCCTCCAGCTGCGCCAGCGCTGGCACCAACTGTCTGATCTCTGGCTGGGGCAACACCAGCAGCAGTGGAA GCTACTATCCTGACAACCTGAGGTGTCTGGATGCTCCCATCCTGAGTGAcagcagctgcaggaactcctacCCTGGACAGATCACCTCTAACATGTTCTGTGCTGGATTCCTGGATGGAGGCAAGGACTCCTGCCAG GGTGACTCTGGAGGCCCAGTGGTGTGCGGCAGTCAGCTGCAGGGTATTGTGTCCTGGGGTTATGGCTGCGCCCAGAGGAACAAGCCAGGAGTCTACACCAAGGTCTGCAACTTCACCACCTGGATCCGCAACACCATGTCCTCCAACTAA